A segment of the Bacillus licheniformis DSM 13 = ATCC 14580 genome:
GATCGCTCTGACGCCGTCGGCGACTTTTTGACCTTTAATCATTTCGGCCGCCTGGCGAAGATCTGTCATACGCGAGTTGGTGCATGAACCGATAAAGACATGCTCAATTGTAATGTCCTCGATTTTTTTATATGGTTCAAGACCCATATATTCATATGCGCGCTGCGCTTCTTTTTTATCGTCTTCCTGCAAGAAAGCCTCAGGCCCCGGAATCGTTTCATCAACCGGCAGCACCATGCCAGGGTTGATGCCCCACGTCACCATCGGAGAAATGGCGCTTCCGTCCATCACGATCGTCCGGTCGTAGACCGCCCCCGGATCGGTTTTCAGGTTCTTCCATTCTTCTACAGCTTTCTCAAAATCCTCGCCTTTTGGCGCATATTTTTTTGTTTTGACATATTCAAACGTCGTCTCATCCGGTGCAATCAATCCAGCTCTTGCCCCAGCTTCGATTGACATGTTGCAAACCGTCATCCGTTCGTCCATCGACATGTTTCGGAACACTTCGCCGGTATATTCAATGACATAGCCCGCACCGAATTTAACCCCGTATTTTCCGATGATCGCCAGAATGACGTCTTTAGCCGTCACTCCTTTTTGCAGTTTGCCGTCAACGCGGATTTCCAGCGTCTTCGGTTTTTGCTGCCAAAGCGTCTGCGTTGACAAGACGTGTTCGACTTCGCTCGTTCCGATTCCGAAAGCGAGCGCGCCAAACGCTCCGTGTGTGGATGTATGGCTGTCTCCGCAAACGATCGTTTTGCCCGGGAGCGTCAATCCCAGTTCAGGCCCGATGACATGGACGATCCCCTGGTCTACGCTTGACAAGTCTGCAAGGCGGATGCCGAATTCTTCGCAATTCCGTTCGAGCGCACTGACCTGCCGTTTAGCGACATCATCTTTAATCTCAAACCGATTGACAGTCGGAATGTTGTGGTCCATCGTGGCAAACGTATTTTGAGGCCGTCTGACTTTTCTGTTCTTTTGCCTCAGGCCTTCAAAGGCCTGAGGCGACGTTACCTCATGTATCAGATGCAGATCGATATAGAGAAGGTCAGGCTTCCCTTCACCTTTTTTAATCACGTGTTGATCCCAAATTTTTTCGATGATCGTTCGAGGCATCATCTTTCTTCCTCCCTCTACCAATATCCATTTTCCTTAAACGTAAGCGGTCATGATGTTTGAAATGGCATTGTCGTCTGCCAGCGCGGCTTTTACTTCCCCTGTAATCGATTGAGTTGTGCAATGTTCCGAGCCTTTTGCCAGGTCCTTCGTCCGTTTTCCTGCCCGGAGAACTTGATCGACTGCATGTTCAACAGCTTGCGCTTCAGCTTCAAGACCGAATGACGTCCTGAGCATCATAGCCGCGGACAAGATCGCCGCAAGCGGATTGGCAATGTTCTGTCCCGCGATATCAGGAGCCGAGCCGTGCACAGGTTCGTATAAATGAAGTCCAGAGCTTGATAAGCTGGCCGACGGCAGCATGCCGAGCGATCCGGTCAGCATCGATGCTTCATCGCTTAAAATATCGCCGAACATGTTTTCTGTCACGATAATATCAAACTGTCCAGGCGCATAGATGAGCTGCATGGCTGCATTGTCGACGAGCATGTGCTCAAGCTTGACGTCAGGAAACTCTTTCGCCACTTCTTCCGCCGTCTTGCGCCATAGTTTGCTTGACTCAAGGACGTTGGCTTTATCAACGGAGGTCACTTTGCCTTTTCGACTCTGCGCCATTTGGAAGGCTTCCCTGATGACCCTTTCCATTTCCGACTTTTTATAAAACAGCGTGTCAACCGCTTCTTCCTCGCCGTTCTGATTGACGTACTGCTCGCTCGGCTTTCCAAAATACAAGCCGCCCGTCAGCTCGCGAACGATGACAAAGTCAACACCTTCGATATATTCGGTTTTTAACGGAGAAGCTCCCGCAAGGCTTTCAAATACTTTAACAGGCCGCAGATTGGCAAAAAGATCGAGCTGCTTGCGGATGGCGAGCAGCCCTTTTTCAGGCCGCAGCTCAGAAGGATTTTGATCCCATTTCGGCCCGCCTACAGCTCCGAGCAAAATGGCGTCCGCAGCTTTGCAGGCGGCGACAGTTTCCTCAGGAAGCGGCGCTCCTGCCTCATCAATTGCCGCCCCGCCGATCAGGCCGTATTCAAATTCGAATTCATGCTGATAATGTTCAGCAACGCTTTTCAGCACATCAACAGCCGCGTCCAATACTTCGGGACCAATTCCGTCACCGGGCAAAAGTGCGATTCGTTTTTTCAAATTCAACAAACTCCTTCCTTCTTACTGTTATGATCCTACAGCCGCCTGTTTTGACAATCCTTCCGTATTCGTCTTCAATACGAGATAGCGGTTCACAGCATTCAAGTAGGCTTTGGCAGATGCTTCGAGAACATCCTGGGCAACCCCGCGTCCTCCCGATTCTTTTCCATCGATCATCACCCTGACGTATACTTGCGCGAATGCATCCTGTCCCTTGCGGTTGGATTGAATCCGGTAATCAAGGAGCTGGACTTCTTTATCCATACAGCGCTTCAGCGTGTTGTACACCGCTTCAACGCTTCCCGCTCCGGTCGCCGCTTCCTGGATGACCTGATCCGTTTCCTGATCTTTAAGGGAGACTGTTGCTGTCGGAACCTGGGAGGTGCCGTAATGAACCTGCAGTGAAATAAAATCATAGCCGATTTTGCGGTCTGCCGTTTTCTCTTCGAGTATCAGCGAGATGAGATCTTCATCCGTAAATTCCTTTTTCTTTCCGGTAAGCTCTTTAAAAATGTTGAAGAATTTATTGATTTCTTCTTCTCCAAGCTGGAATCCGAGGTTTTGCAGCTTATCTTTAAATGCGTGGCGCCCTGAATGCTTTCCGAGCACAAGCGCATCCGTTTTCACGCCGACAAGTTCCGGAGAAATAATTTCATATGTTGTTTTTTCTTTTAAGAAGCCGTCCTGGTGAATGCCTGATTCGTGGGCAAAGGCATTATCGCCGACAACCGCTTTGTTCCGCGGCACGGCCATGCCGGTCAGCTTGCTCACTAAATCACTTGTCCGTTTAATCTCATTCAGCTGAATCGTTGATTCCGCCTGGTAGAAATCTTTTCGGATATGGAGGGCGACGGCGATTTCTTCAAGCGAGGCGTTCCCCGCTCTTTCGCCTATGCCGTTGATGACCGATTCGACTTGATCCGCTCCGTTTTCAATCGCAGCCAAAGAGTTGGCGACAGCCATGCCCAAGTCATCGTGGCAATGGGCTGAAAGCTGGACTTTGTCGGCATTGCGGGCATTTTCTTTAATATAGCGGAAGATATTTCCGTACTCGGCAGGCGCTAAATAACCGACCGTATCCGGCAGATTGACGACATCCGCTCCCGCGGCGATCACTTCGCTTACAATCTCGGCTAAAAACGGAAGATCAGTCCGGCACGCATCTTCGGCAGACCACTGGACGATCGGGAAGCGTTCTTTGGCGTATTTCACCATTGCGACCGCCTGTTCCAGAACCTGTTCGCGCGTTTTTTTCAGCTTATATTTTAAGTGGATGTCAGAAGTGGCGATAAAAATGTGAAGCCTTGGTTCAGCTCCGTCTTTGAGCGCTTCCCACGCCGAGTCGATATCTCCTTTGACAGAGCGGGCAAGCCCTGTTACCGAACAGTTTTTAATCGTCCTTGCGATTTCTTTTACTGCATTGAAATCCCCGGGGGATGAAGCGGGAAAGCCCGCTTCCATAATGT
Coding sequences within it:
- the leuC gene encoding 3-isopropylmalate dehydratase large subunit; translation: MMPRTIIEKIWDQHVIKKGEGKPDLLYIDLHLIHEVTSPQAFEGLRQKNRKVRRPQNTFATMDHNIPTVNRFEIKDDVAKRQVSALERNCEEFGIRLADLSSVDQGIVHVIGPELGLTLPGKTIVCGDSHTSTHGAFGALAFGIGTSEVEHVLSTQTLWQQKPKTLEIRVDGKLQKGVTAKDVILAIIGKYGVKFGAGYVIEYTGEVFRNMSMDERMTVCNMSIEAGARAGLIAPDETTFEYVKTKKYAPKGEDFEKAVEEWKNLKTDPGAVYDRTIVMDGSAISPMVTWGINPGMVLPVDETIPGPEAFLQEDDKKEAQRAYEYMGLEPYKKIEDITIEHVFIGSCTNSRMTDLRQAAEMIKGQKVADGVRAIVVPGSQSVKIQAEKEGLHKIFIEAGFEWRESGCSMCLSMNNDVVPEGERCASTSNRNFEGRQGKGARTHLVSPAMAAMAAIHGRFVDVRKYYQETTAV
- the leuB gene encoding 3-isopropylmalate dehydrogenase; the encoded protein is MKKRIALLPGDGIGPEVLDAAVDVLKSVAEHYQHEFEFEYGLIGGAAIDEAGAPLPEETVAACKAADAILLGAVGGPKWDQNPSELRPEKGLLAIRKQLDLFANLRPVKVFESLAGASPLKTEYIEGVDFVIVRELTGGLYFGKPSEQYVNQNGEEEAVDTLFYKKSEMERVIREAFQMAQSRKGKVTSVDKANVLESSKLWRKTAEEVAKEFPDVKLEHMLVDNAAMQLIYAPGQFDIIVTENMFGDILSDEASMLTGSLGMLPSASLSSSGLHLYEPVHGSAPDIAGQNIANPLAAILSAAMMLRTSFGLEAEAQAVEHAVDQVLRAGKRTKDLAKGSEHCTTQSITGEVKAALADDNAISNIMTAYV
- a CDS encoding 2-isopropylmalate synthase, whose product is MRKINFFDTTLRDGEQSPGVNLNTQEKLAIAQQLEKLGVNIMEAGFPASSPGDFNAVKEIARTIKNCSVTGLARSVKGDIDSAWEALKDGAEPRLHIFIATSDIHLKYKLKKTREQVLEQAVAMVKYAKERFPIVQWSAEDACRTDLPFLAEIVSEVIAAGADVVNLPDTVGYLAPAEYGNIFRYIKENARNADKVQLSAHCHDDLGMAVANSLAAIENGADQVESVINGIGERAGNASLEEIAVALHIRKDFYQAESTIQLNEIKRTSDLVSKLTGMAVPRNKAVVGDNAFAHESGIHQDGFLKEKTTYEIISPELVGVKTDALVLGKHSGRHAFKDKLQNLGFQLGEEEINKFFNIFKELTGKKKEFTDEDLISLILEEKTADRKIGYDFISLQVHYGTSQVPTATVSLKDQETDQVIQEAATGAGSVEAVYNTLKRCMDKEVQLLDYRIQSNRKGQDAFAQVYVRVMIDGKESGGRGVAQDVLEASAKAYLNAVNRYLVLKTNTEGLSKQAAVGS